In SAR202 cluster bacterium, one DNA window encodes the following:
- a CDS encoding DEAD/DEAH box helicase produces the protein MVAEFVMVCYTPPSVLISSVRLCPGLAQDFLRLLFFSLSIHALTYQPQFQNLRIQRFMFATKVRPQLSSFADFNLHPATRDAVVRMGITTPTPIQAQAIPILLQGRDVIGQARTGSGKTLAFTLPIVERCDPSHRGVQALVLAPTRELAIQVGGVLAEVAASKRLRVTLLYGGRAYGPERDALSRGAQIVVGTPGRTLDHLRQGTLSLHNLRVFVLDEADEMLDRGFAPDVERILAKTPANRQTALFSATIADWVVQVSARHMRSPQKVRVDNDMEALPEIEHVVYDINPEAKIHALRTLLDSRGDGPILVFGRTKHGVRKLAGRLADMGYPAAALQGNLSQSQRQRVMADFRSGSMPILVATNVAARGIDVNGIEQVINYELPETAQLFTHRVGRTGRMGRQGEVVTFVTREDSPKWRQIERDLGRSLPRKTWPNGHGPSTIATVPAPGRTPVSTPRRRFRRWGR, from the coding sequence ATGGTAGCGGAATTCGTAATGGTATGTTATACTCCCCCAAGTGTTCTTATATCGTCAGTCCGGCTTTGCCCGGGTCTTGCACAGGATTTTCTAAGGCTCCTGTTCTTCTCCCTCTCAATTCACGCGCTGACTTATCAGCCACAATTCCAAAATTTAAGGATTCAGCGCTTCATGTTTGCCACCAAAGTTCGTCCTCAGTTAAGCTCGTTCGCCGACTTTAACCTCCATCCCGCCACCCGCGACGCCGTAGTCCGAATGGGCATCACTACCCCCACTCCCATCCAGGCCCAGGCCATCCCCATCCTTCTCCAAGGCCGCGACGTCATCGGCCAGGCCCGCACCGGCTCCGGCAAGACCCTCGCCTTCACCCTACCCATCGTCGAGCGCTGCGACCCCTCGCATCGTGGCGTCCAGGCCCTGGTGCTGGCCCCCACTCGGGAGCTCGCCATCCAGGTCGGCGGCGTGCTGGCGGAGGTGGCCGCCTCCAAACGCCTCCGTGTGACCCTTCTCTACGGCGGCCGCGCCTACGGCCCTGAGCGCGACGCCCTCTCGCGCGGCGCCCAGATCGTCGTCGGCACCCCGGGCCGCACCCTCGACCACCTGCGGCAGGGCACCCTCTCCCTCCACAACCTCAGAGTCTTTGTCCTCGACGAGGCCGATGAGATGCTCGACCGCGGCTTCGCGCCCGACGTCGAGCGCATCCTCGCCAAGACCCCCGCAAACCGCCAGACCGCCCTCTTCTCCGCCACCATTGCCGACTGGGTCGTCCAGGTGTCGGCCCGCCACATGCGCAGTCCCCAGAAGGTGCGCGTCGACAACGATATGGAAGCCCTCCCCGAAATCGAGCATGTTGTTTATGACATCAATCCGGAGGCCAAGATACATGCTCTTCGCACTCTGCTGGACAGCCGGGGCGACGGCCCAATCCTGGTCTTCGGACGCACCAAGCACGGCGTCCGCAAGCTGGCTGGCCGCCTGGCCGATATGGGCTACCCCGCTGCGGCCCTTCAGGGAAATCTGAGCCAGAGCCAGCGGCAGCGCGTCATGGCCGACTTCCGTTCCGGCAGCATGCCCATCCTCGTCGCCACCAACGTCGCCGCCCGCGGTATCGACGTCAACGGCATCGAGCAGGTCATCAACTACGAGCTGCCAGAGACCGCCCAGCTATTCACCCATCGAGTCGGCAGGACCGGCCGCATGGGCCGCCAGGGCGAGGTCGTAACCTTTGTCACCCGTGAGGACAGCCCCAAGTGGCGTCAGATCGAGCGTGACCTGGGCCGCAGCCTCCCCCGAAAAACCTGGCCCAACGGCCACGGCCCTTCCACCATAGCCACTGTGCCGGCCCCCGGCAGGACGCCTGTATCAACACCGCGTCGTCGCTTCCGACGTTGGGGCAGGTAA